A portion of the Bacteroides faecium genome contains these proteins:
- a CDS encoding fasciclin domain-containing protein yields MKNRLLNSLLVLIVTCSFSSCSLFGYDLQEDYDYEYTPGNAYLDQTAYEFIQSRKEIDMGILCQAVDRVGFKDEYEASDRTYIVMNDVAFVAYFQTKKYAGLDNMSDKDIKDLLNSLMLEEPISSLELTINPVAMKPINRDKKMYMWINTVTGYNMRIHYAAVATAGTPVVTSNIRPTNGVIHVVDKFPLN; encoded by the coding sequence ATGAAAAATAGATTATTAAATTCGCTTTTGGTATTGATTGTGACATGCAGCTTTTCTTCTTGCAGCTTGTTCGGATATGATTTGCAGGAAGATTATGACTATGAATATACTCCGGGAAATGCTTATTTGGACCAAACAGCCTATGAGTTTATACAAAGCCGCAAGGAGATTGATATGGGAATTTTATGTCAGGCTGTCGACCGGGTAGGATTCAAAGATGAGTATGAAGCATCAGACCGTACTTATATTGTGATGAATGATGTTGCTTTTGTAGCTTACTTTCAGACTAAAAAATATGCAGGACTGGATAATATGTCTGATAAGGATATAAAGGATTTATTGAATTCTCTGATGTTGGAAGAACCGATATCCAGTTTGGAATTGACAATAAATCCGGTAGCGATGAAACCGATAAATAGGGATAAGAAAATGTATATGTGGATTAATACGGTAACAGGTTATAATATGAGGATTCATTACGCTGCGGTGGCTACTGCCGGAACCCCGGTTGTGACGAGTAATATCCGTCCGACAAATGGAGTTATACATGTAGTCGACAAGTTTCCTTTGAATTAA
- a CDS encoding RagB/SusD family nutrient uptake outer membrane protein gives MKMMKKIFAVMCIALLCTSCLNNFLDVEPVSDISTSIFWKTGEDARAGLNSIYADFLLNFNRNSGGNYMSWFEGRSDNFVGASTSSDGMPMKLVNTNNLNSVHPSTNWNTWYKSVSTANYAIHFIPQIKNLPEQEKNNYMAEAYFLRAFCYFNMVRIWSDVPLITKPTLSLEEVDKPTQSSQEVILGQIKDDLEAAVGLINYVGLSTELYTFSPAALYCLYAHYAMWTHDYVTAEKYTGLVLAEKYSLVSGAEFATVCSKATTSENIWTLKWLFENNGKNNAIYKMNGMNSPQMIPSKGIREAWQSGDYADDLRGSQTLNKALVYTDSHITDFPKGAAIWKWEPGVGVAETNEKYIPVYRLGEIMLLRAEALNQLKRPDDALKLLTDIRKRAGLTEKKLADYEGLSGNDLIYAIESDILQERQMELIGEGHRWFDLIRTGRAKQVMNDYFENYLKLYDATITYKTFEHDWQLYSPVLYDNILDNANLKQFGEY, from the coding sequence ATGAAAATGATGAAAAAGATATTTGCGGTAATGTGTATTGCTCTACTTTGCACATCCTGTCTCAATAATTTCCTGGATGTAGAGCCTGTCAGTGATATTTCTACATCTATATTCTGGAAAACGGGAGAAGATGCCCGTGCTGGGTTAAACTCTATTTATGCAGACTTTCTGTTAAATTTTAATCGGAACTCCGGTGGTAACTATATGTCTTGGTTTGAGGGACGCTCGGATAATTTTGTCGGAGCCTCAACTTCCAGTGACGGTATGCCTATGAAACTGGTGAACACCAATAACTTGAATTCAGTGCATCCGTCTACCAATTGGAATACCTGGTATAAATCTGTATCGACGGCTAATTATGCTATACATTTTATACCACAAATCAAGAATCTGCCGGAACAGGAAAAGAACAATTATATGGCTGAGGCTTATTTCTTGCGTGCATTCTGCTATTTCAACATGGTGCGTATATGGAGTGATGTTCCTTTGATTACCAAGCCCACTCTATCATTGGAAGAAGTTGATAAACCAACGCAATCATCCCAAGAAGTAATCCTGGGACAGATTAAGGATGATTTGGAAGCAGCGGTCGGTTTGATAAACTATGTAGGTCTGAGTACAGAACTTTACACATTCAGTCCGGCAGCCTTGTATTGTCTGTATGCTCATTATGCGATGTGGACTCATGATTATGTGACGGCAGAAAAATATACCGGTTTGGTATTGGCGGAAAAATATTCTTTAGTTTCCGGAGCCGAGTTTGCTACCGTATGTTCTAAGGCTACTACATCAGAAAATATATGGACATTAAAATGGCTGTTTGAGAATAATGGGAAAAATAATGCCATTTATAAAATGAATGGAATGAATTCTCCGCAAATGATACCTTCTAAAGGAATACGGGAAGCATGGCAATCGGGAGATTATGCCGACGACCTTCGAGGAAGCCAGACTTTAAACAAGGCATTGGTATATACGGATTCACATATCACTGATTTTCCCAAAGGAGCCGCTATCTGGAAATGGGAACCGGGAGTGGGAGTGGCGGAAACCAATGAAAAATATATCCCTGTTTATCGTTTGGGAGAAATTATGCTGCTGCGTGCGGAAGCACTGAACCAATTAAAAAGACCGGATGACGCTTTGAAACTCTTGACTGATATACGCAAACGTGCCGGATTGACGGAAAAGAAGCTTGCTGATTATGAGGGATTATCCGGGAATGATTTGATATACGCTATTGAAAGTGATATTCTCCAGGAAAGGCAGATGGAACTGATTGGCGAGGGGCATCGCTGGTTCGATTTGATTCGTACGGGACGTGCCAAACAGGTGATGAATGATTATTTTGAGAACTATCTGAAATTATATGACGCAACCATCACCTATAAGACGTTTGAACATGACTGGCAGTTGTATAGTCCGGTACTCTATGATAATATTTTAGATAATGCTAATTTGAAGCAGTTTGGAGAATATTGA
- a CDS encoding FAD-dependent oxidoreductase has product MERRKFIQRMALLGGGIALSGFSSVQGSSVENTRKNSYQFTPKNIKYDKSWDVIIVGGGPSGCAAAIAAAREGARTLLIEAMGALGGMGTLGLIPAWCPFTDKEKIIYRGIAERVLMESKKGVPHISKKQLDWVPIHAEYLKKVYDDMVLASGAKVLFYTRVADVIKNADDEIDAIIVANKNGLTAYKAKVYVDCTGDGDISAWAGASFQKGDEKGKMQSATLCFMLDNVNKETYQNTFKPTYEEMKKSLTAMIATKKYPLLDTHFNNVFVTQNSVQFNAGHIHNMDGTDAEKLSAGAIKGRKIAEEALRALRETYPDTFGQSSLTNTASLVGIREGRRILGDYTLTIDDWKDRRTFEDEIGRNCYYIDVHSKKVSIPRYKKGESHGIPYRVLTPKGMKNLLTAGRCISADHLIYGSVRIMPASLVTGEAAGMAAAHAVLMTRPDVHDVDVQKLRKRLKDEGQYFL; this is encoded by the coding sequence ATGGAAAGAAGAAAATTTATCCAAAGAATGGCTTTGTTGGGAGGAGGAATAGCTTTAAGCGGTTTCTCTTCAGTACAAGGCTCTTCAGTAGAAAATACAAGAAAAAATAGTTATCAGTTCACACCGAAAAATATCAAATATGATAAATCGTGGGATGTGATAATTGTTGGTGGTGGACCTTCCGGATGCGCAGCGGCGATAGCCGCTGCACGCGAAGGCGCCCGGACTCTTCTGATAGAGGCAATGGGAGCATTGGGAGGCATGGGGACATTAGGACTGATACCAGCTTGGTGTCCGTTTACAGACAAGGAGAAAATTATTTATCGCGGCATTGCCGAACGGGTATTGATGGAATCGAAGAAAGGCGTTCCTCATATTTCTAAGAAACAACTGGATTGGGTGCCGATTCATGCAGAGTATCTGAAGAAGGTATATGATGATATGGTTTTGGCTTCCGGCGCAAAAGTCTTGTTTTATACTCGTGTGGCAGATGTTATAAAAAATGCTGATGATGAAATTGATGCTATTATTGTTGCCAATAAAAATGGATTGACAGCTTATAAGGCTAAAGTCTATGTAGACTGTACCGGTGATGGTGACATCTCAGCATGGGCAGGGGCGTCTTTTCAAAAGGGAGATGAAAAGGGAAAGATGCAGTCGGCTACGCTTTGCTTTATGCTGGATAATGTAAATAAGGAGACTTATCAGAATACGTTCAAGCCTACTTACGAGGAAATGAAGAAGTCATTGACAGCAATGATTGCAACTAAAAAATATCCTTTACTGGATACTCATTTCAATAATGTGTTTGTAACCCAGAATTCGGTGCAGTTTAACGCAGGGCATATTCATAATATGGATGGAACGGATGCAGAGAAACTTTCAGCCGGAGCTATTAAAGGAAGAAAAATAGCTGAAGAGGCTTTGAGGGCATTACGTGAAACTTATCCGGATACTTTTGGACAGAGCAGCCTGACCAATACTGCTTCTCTAGTCGGTATTCGTGAAGGCCGGAGAATTCTAGGTGATTATACATTGACAATTGATGACTGGAAGGATAGACGTACCTTTGAGGATGAAATAGGGCGCAATTGCTATTATATTGATGTTCATAGTAAAAAGGTCTCTATCCCCCGTTATAAAAAAGGAGAGTCGCACGGTATTCCTTATCGTGTTCTTACTCCGAAAGGGATGAAGAACTTATTAACAGCGGGACGGTGTATCTCTGCCGACCACTTAATCTACGGAAGTGTACGTATAATGCCTGCTTCGTTAGTGACAGGCGAAGCGGCAGGGATGGCAGCGGCTCACGCTGTATTAATGACCCGGCCCGATGTGCATGATGTAGATGTTCAAAAACTCAGAAAAAGACTTAAAGATGAAGGGCAATATTTTTTATAA
- a CDS encoding FAD-dependent oxidoreductase, producing MKGNIFYKLPYLITSIGIFLLLQTFTLPLFAQTLWVEAEQFEHKGGWVVDAQFMDQMGSPYLMAHGNGRPVEDATTSLQIDKADDYHVWVRTYNWNAPWNDKQYPGIFKLFIDNRQVGDVLGTTSQWGWQYAGKSRLQKGKVQIKLHDLTGFAGRCDAIVLSTDAALNLPASGEKLSVLRRQFSGVQKIVSEEKYDLVVVGGGVGGLCTSIAAARLGLKTLMIQNRPVVGGNNSPEVSIGTLGGIRKEPYPEIGNVLAELGNIYKNYALTEKIISEEKNLTVVYNQHVFAVTKRGTQIHTVIAKDITTGKEYEYAGSFFSDCTGDGNLGYLAGADYRMGRELRSEFNEDMAPEVNDSLTLGATVKWQAQQTDTLSSFPTLPWAVKFTERTCQKVMGFVWYWETGFYKNQITDAEQIRDYWFRVIYGNWSYLKNNASFKSEYTKSVLNDVSFILGKRESRRLMGDYILTQRDILEQNTGYTDGAVVATYSIDQHFPHPENSVYFPREEFLSVQKHNDNPIGKVENMVAGKNVNKPYLIPFRCLYSRNISNMFMAGRNISVTRIALASTRVQGTIGMMGEVVAIGVLLCKEKKCQPKDIYEQYLPELKKALIKGIPSKNQREFNPVDHL from the coding sequence ATGAAGGGCAATATTTTTTATAAGCTTCCTTACTTGATAACGAGCATTGGGATATTTCTGCTTTTACAGACTTTTACTTTGCCGCTTTTCGCTCAGACATTGTGGGTGGAAGCGGAACAATTCGAACATAAAGGCGGATGGGTGGTTGATGCACAGTTTATGGACCAGATGGGTTCACCTTATCTGATGGCACATGGGAACGGGCGTCCGGTTGAAGATGCCACCACTTCTTTACAGATTGATAAGGCGGATGATTATCATGTATGGGTAAGAACTTATAACTGGAACGCACCATGGAATGACAAGCAGTATCCCGGAATATTCAAGCTCTTTATTGATAACAGGCAGGTCGGTGATGTTCTTGGAACAACATCGCAGTGGGGATGGCAATATGCCGGAAAGAGCCGTCTTCAGAAAGGAAAGGTTCAGATAAAGCTTCACGACCTTACAGGTTTCGCCGGGCGTTGTGATGCGATAGTGCTGTCAACGGATGCGGCGCTCAACCTTCCTGCGTCGGGGGAAAAGTTATCTGTCCTGCGGCGACAATTTTCGGGAGTACAAAAAATAGTCTCTGAAGAAAAATATGACCTTGTTGTAGTCGGTGGTGGTGTTGGCGGATTATGTACTTCCATTGCAGCAGCCAGACTGGGGCTGAAAACGTTGATGATACAAAACCGTCCCGTAGTTGGCGGCAATAATAGCCCGGAAGTATCTATCGGTACATTGGGAGGGATTCGTAAGGAGCCTTATCCGGAAATTGGGAATGTATTGGCTGAGTTAGGTAATATATATAAGAACTATGCTCTTACGGAGAAAATAATATCTGAGGAAAAGAATCTTACAGTAGTTTATAATCAGCATGTTTTTGCCGTGACTAAGCGGGGAACGCAAATCCATACAGTAATAGCCAAGGATATAACAACCGGTAAAGAATATGAATATGCAGGAAGTTTCTTCTCTGACTGTACGGGAGATGGAAACTTGGGGTATTTAGCCGGTGCGGATTATAGGATGGGACGTGAACTGCGTAGTGAATTCAATGAAGACATGGCGCCTGAGGTAAATGACAGCCTGACATTGGGAGCTACGGTAAAATGGCAGGCACAGCAAACCGATACGTTATCATCTTTTCCCACACTGCCTTGGGCAGTGAAGTTTACGGAGAGAACCTGTCAGAAAGTTATGGGCTTTGTCTGGTACTGGGAAACGGGATTCTACAAGAATCAGATTACGGATGCCGAACAGATAAGAGATTATTGGTTCCGGGTTATTTATGGCAACTGGTCATACCTGAAGAATAACGCTTCCTTTAAAAGTGAATACACTAAATCTGTATTGAACGACGTATCGTTTATTTTGGGGAAGAGAGAATCAAGACGCCTGATGGGGGATTATATTCTCACTCAACGCGATATTTTAGAACAGAACACCGGATATACAGATGGTGCAGTAGTGGCTACATATAGTATTGACCAACATTTTCCTCATCCGGAAAACTCTGTTTATTTTCCCCGGGAGGAGTTTCTTTCCGTACAAAAACATAATGATAATCCTATCGGGAAAGTAGAGAATATGGTAGCTGGCAAGAATGTGAACAAACCCTATTTAATTCCTTTCCGGTGTCTTTACTCCCGGAATATTTCTAATATGTTTATGGCGGGACGGAATATTAGTGTCACTCGTATAGCATTGGCTTCCACACGAGTACAGGGTACAATAGGGATGATGGGGGAAGTCGTAGCTATCGGCGTGCTTCTGTGTAAAGAGAAAAAATGCCAGCCTAAGGACATTTATGAGCAATATTTGCCAGAACTGAAGAAAGCTTTGATAAAAGGTATTCCTTCAAAGAACCAGAGAGAGTTTAATCCAGTAGACCATTTGTAA
- a CDS encoding SusC/RagA family TonB-linked outer membrane protein, translated as MKRVNTILFLLFLLLGETVIAQNITITGVVSDKLGPVPGASIVVKGTKTGLTTDLEGRFSITVAPNAQLVISCMGYKPVTIDVKGSRHKEVTLHEMTQNLDEVVVVGYGSMKKRDITGAIVSVSAKDIESSQPIDLSTALQGKISGLDIMTSSEPGSSSTFRIRGTSTLSEGGSNPLFVVDGMEVDNIDDLNPRDIASVEVLKDAASTAIYGSRSANGVVIITTKQGESSKPRISVNYALTQSSISKTLPQMNRMQGLEYEALRSYMSGGKATSISRDSLNPMKIEDHNYQDLIFRTAYTHQLDASIAGAEKKVKYYLSLGYLGAEGIQINTYNKRLSSRINVTYDATPRLSIGSRIYLALTNQRKATSESRNRIFQRPANYPIYAPDGSFLENIGNISNPVAESVMGKNDYRKYTANIYEYIQYSFTKNLVLKSSIAANFNLEKYARFRPEILTTDKRRSAINKETLYSGWTHEDVLTYSKKFKSGHNMTLMGGFSLRESNVDVTGLSVTDNITDALEISNTFEGVNMNDTKATWSRNRMSSFFGRASYSYKSRYLFNSNLRYDGSSRFGRDNRWAFFPSVSLGWRFSDEKFLKWAQPVLHDGKLRVSYGVTGNQAAGDFASLGLYTTNYYADSPGIYPNQLSNVNLGWEETKQTNIGLDIMFLDGRISLNVDYYNKKTNDVLYKVPLPQTCGFSSSFKNVGDVENKGWEIAVSSDNIQTKNFSWSTNLSLSFNKNMIVSIPEGGRQIVNNVFLIDQGYAVGTIYGWKAKGIFPYTESNAFTPEWKQLTPVFDEKDHFVRYELDGKEYTGDIKKMTANNAVLEGGDVMWDDVNKDGVIDAEDRQVLGCGQPKVTGGFNNEFTYKGLTLSFFFTFAFGGDVYNAYEQIRSEHRWSSLNRGNPINIANSWKAPGDIAKFPRPIGTLAQDNTRAESSLWVEDGSYIRLKNIRLAYTLPKKWAKKIKMESVSVSAMMQNFFTWTNYSGFDPEVPGTGFAIGNDSRSYPRSKELLFGLNVNF; from the coding sequence ATGAAAAGAGTTAACACAATCTTATTCTTGCTTTTTCTTTTGCTCGGAGAAACTGTTATAGCCCAAAATATAACAATAACCGGTGTGGTTTCGGATAAGCTGGGACCTGTTCCCGGGGCCAGTATTGTGGTGAAAGGCACTAAGACCGGACTGACTACTGACCTTGAGGGGCGCTTCTCTATAACAGTCGCTCCCAATGCACAACTTGTAATTTCCTGTATGGGATATAAACCGGTAACAATCGACGTGAAAGGTTCCCGGCATAAGGAAGTGACCCTGCATGAAATGACGCAGAATCTTGATGAAGTGGTGGTAGTAGGATACGGTTCCATGAAGAAAAGGGATATAACAGGCGCAATCGTGTCTGTCAGTGCCAAGGATATAGAATCTTCACAGCCTATAGATTTGAGTACGGCTTTGCAAGGCAAAATCTCAGGACTTGATATTATGACTTCTTCAGAACCGGGAAGTAGTTCTACTTTCCGTATCCGTGGTACATCTACCTTGAGTGAAGGCGGTTCTAATCCCTTATTTGTAGTTGATGGAATGGAAGTGGACAATATTGATGACCTGAATCCTCGTGACATTGCTTCTGTTGAAGTACTGAAAGACGCGGCTTCTACAGCGATTTACGGTTCAAGGTCGGCTAATGGAGTCGTTATTATTACTACGAAACAAGGTGAATCGTCTAAGCCGAGAATCAGTGTCAATTATGCACTGACTCAGTCGAGCATATCTAAAACATTGCCGCAAATGAACCGTATGCAGGGGCTTGAGTATGAAGCATTACGCAGCTATATGTCCGGTGGAAAAGCTACATCTATTTCTCGTGATTCATTGAATCCGATGAAAATAGAAGACCATAATTATCAGGATTTGATTTTCCGTACGGCTTATACTCATCAGTTGGATGCCAGTATAGCGGGAGCCGAAAAGAAAGTGAAGTATTATCTGAGCCTGGGTTACTTGGGCGCCGAAGGTATTCAAATCAATACCTATAACAAGAGATTGTCTTCACGTATAAACGTGACTTATGATGCCACTCCCCGTCTTTCTATCGGAAGCCGTATTTATTTGGCACTAACTAATCAGAGGAAGGCCACGTCAGAATCTCGTAACCGTATATTCCAGCGTCCGGCTAATTATCCGATCTATGCACCGGATGGTTCGTTTCTGGAGAATATAGGGAATATCAGTAATCCGGTTGCCGAAAGTGTGATGGGGAAAAATGATTACCGTAAATATACAGCTAATATTTATGAATATATCCAGTACTCATTTACTAAGAATTTAGTGTTGAAATCCAGTATTGCGGCTAATTTCAACCTGGAGAAATATGCCCGTTTCCGTCCGGAGATACTGACTACTGACAAACGCAGGTCGGCTATAAATAAAGAAACCCTGTATTCCGGCTGGACGCATGAAGATGTACTGACTTACAGTAAGAAGTTCAAATCGGGACATAACATGACTCTGATGGGGGGCTTCAGCTTACGTGAGTCGAACGTTGATGTAACGGGACTGTCTGTAACGGATAATATAACGGATGCCCTTGAAATAAGCAATACTTTTGAGGGAGTCAATATGAATGATACTAAGGCAACCTGGAGCCGTAACCGTATGTCTTCTTTCTTCGGACGGGCATCGTATAGTTATAAAAGCCGTTATTTGTTTAATTCCAATTTGCGTTATGACGGTTCTTCCCGTTTCGGACGTGATAATCGTTGGGCTTTCTTCCCGTCGGTATCTTTAGGATGGCGCTTTTCGGACGAGAAGTTTTTGAAATGGGCGCAACCTGTATTACATGATGGCAAGCTGCGTGTCAGCTATGGAGTTACCGGAAATCAGGCAGCAGGCGACTTTGCCTCACTGGGACTTTACACTACTAATTATTATGCAGATTCTCCCGGTATTTATCCCAACCAGCTATCCAATGTAAATTTGGGTTGGGAAGAAACGAAACAAACCAATATCGGTCTTGATATCATGTTTCTGGATGGACGTATCTCTTTGAACGTTGATTATTACAATAAAAAGACAAATGATGTCTTATATAAAGTACCATTGCCGCAGACTTGCGGTTTCAGTTCTTCTTTCAAGAATGTGGGGGACGTGGAGAATAAGGGATGGGAAATTGCAGTCTCTTCCGATAATATTCAAACGAAGAATTTCTCATGGTCTACAAATCTCAGCCTTTCATTCAATAAAAATATGATTGTTTCCATTCCTGAAGGTGGACGCCAGATTGTAAACAATGTATTTTTGATAGACCAGGGTTATGCGGTAGGAACTATTTATGGCTGGAAAGCAAAAGGTATTTTTCCATATACGGAATCGAATGCATTTACGCCGGAGTGGAAGCAACTGACTCCTGTTTTTGATGAGAAAGACCATTTCGTCCGTTACGAGTTGGATGGAAAAGAATATACGGGAGACATAAAGAAGATGACAGCCAATAATGCCGTACTTGAAGGTGGTGATGTGATGTGGGATGACGTAAACAAAGATGGTGTGATTGACGCGGAAGACCGTCAGGTCTTGGGATGCGGTCAGCCTAAAGTGACAGGAGGCTTTAATAATGAGTTTACTTACAAAGGTCTTACTCTATCGTTCTTCTTCACATTTGCCTTTGGCGGTGATGTTTATAATGCATATGAACAGATTCGTTCGGAACATCGCTGGTCTTCTCTTAACCGGGGTAATCCGATTAATATAGCAAATTCGTGGAAAGCACCGGGGGATATTGCCAAGTTTCCCCGTCCGATAGGAACTTTGGCACAGGATAACACACGTGCAGAAAGCAGCTTATGGGTGGAAGACGGTTCTTACATTCGTTTAAAGAATATCCGTCTGGCTTATACTTTACCTAAGAAGTGGGCGAAAAAAATAAAGATGGAAAGTGTCAGCGTGTCGGCGATGATGCAGAATTTCTTCACCTGGACAAATTATTCCGGATTTGACCCGGAAGTTCCAGGCACCGGTTTCGCTATTGGCAATGACTCACGTTCGTATCCTCGCAGCAAAGAATTATTATTCGGCTTAAATGTTAACTTCTAA